In a single window of the Serratia quinivorans genome:
- the xerC_3 gene encoding Tyrosine recombinase XerC, translated as MHKSCVMDWDTLLEEYFFSKALRPETERSYRRVVAVFRKFIGYETLPDEVTNRELILWRRDMLGRGLTTSTWNNKARHLRAIYNQGIKKKWLNVVENPLNETQVPPGSKRKKILNRDQLVKVNLALEQFEEREKLRVGKCRPCALFPVWYWRTVIDVLRSTGMRQNQLLHIRLMDVDLEANSMLLCKEGSKTHREWLVPIVSFIRERMRILVDRAIAQGAEPADYLFDVARFLNSSGEVDSEPAIQPVRSFFTRLTKECGFKVSPHRFRHTLATEMMKSPDRNLAMVKGLLGHRSVSTTMEYVELDLKITGQALENELSLYMDVIPAREGEARLVLT; from the coding sequence ATGCATAAATCTTGTGTTATGGATTGGGACACCTTGCTAGAAGAGTATTTTTTCTCAAAGGCGTTACGCCCGGAAACTGAAAGGAGCTATCGCAGAGTGGTTGCTGTTTTTAGGAAATTTATCGGGTACGAGACATTACCGGATGAAGTCACGAACCGAGAACTGATTTTGTGGCGTAGGGACATGTTGGGGAGAGGGTTAACAACAAGTACGTGGAATAACAAAGCTCGCCATTTACGTGCGATTTACAACCAGGGGATAAAGAAAAAATGGCTCAACGTAGTGGAAAATCCGCTAAATGAAACGCAAGTGCCGCCGGGTAGCAAGCGTAAAAAAATTCTGAACCGTGACCAGTTGGTTAAAGTGAATCTGGCGTTAGAACAATTTGAAGAACGCGAAAAGTTAAGGGTAGGTAAATGTCGTCCTTGTGCGCTCTTTCCTGTGTGGTATTGGCGGACTGTCATAGACGTCTTGCGTTCGACTGGGATGCGGCAAAACCAGTTATTACATATACGACTAATGGATGTAGATCTGGAGGCAAACTCGATGTTGCTGTGTAAAGAAGGCAGTAAAACGCATCGCGAGTGGTTAGTTCCTATCGTGAGCTTTATCCGTGAACGGATGCGAATACTTGTTGATCGCGCGATAGCACAGGGGGCCGAACCGGCAGATTATCTGTTCGATGTGGCGCGATTTTTGAATTCATCCGGTGAGGTTGACTCAGAGCCTGCAATCCAACCTGTTCGCTCATTCTTCACCAGGCTGACGAAAGAGTGTGGTTTTAAGGTTAGTCCGCATCGATTTAGACATACCCTGGCTACCGAAATGATGAAGTCGCCCGATCGTAATTTGGCAATGGTTAAAGGTTTGCTTGGGCATCGGAGCGTCAGCACAACAATGGAATATGTTGAATTGGATTTAAAGATTACCGGGCAAGCGTTAGAGAATGAGCTGTCACTGTATATGGATGTGATACCAGCGCGTGAAGGTGAGGCCAGACTCGTCTTGACATGA
- a CDS encoding Helix-turn-helix, which translates to MVPQRLKSARQRAGLTQEKLGVLAGIDEATARSRISQYESGTYTPTFTTMCALARVLDVPECYFYILDDLFSEKVLRLHQESLE; encoded by the coding sequence ATGGTTCCCCAACGACTGAAAAGCGCCCGCCAACGGGCCGGACTGACACAGGAAAAACTGGGCGTACTGGCGGGTATTGATGAAGCCACCGCCCGTTCGCGGATCTCCCAGTATGAAAGTGGCACCTACACGCCGACCTTTACAACAATGTGCGCGCTGGCACGTGTTCTTGATGTACCTGAGTGTTATTTTTATATATTGGATGATCTTTTTTCAGAAAAAGTTCTTCGTTTACATCAAGAGTCATTGGAATAA
- the cpsD gene encoding Tyrosine-protein kinase CpsD, translated as MHTLAKVTSMGVSHPEPRVIPMVSTKGGEGKSTQSANLAGFLADAGKKTLLIDGDHSQPTASSIFSLEYEAPNGLYELLMKTVDLNHPEQIISRSVIPNLDVIVSNDPHDRLSSAMLHAPDGRMRLKNVLQHPLFNEYDVIIIDSKGAASVMLELILVASTEFAVGVIKPILPDTREFLRGTLGLMEGLLPLTCYGIALPRIRILTNCMEYTNLDWQTLESLRSIITNGQYLRADAFDVSLLDTIIPKLEIYKMGHASGQPVHRLEKTTVRTSTLAAADTMHMLACELFPQWKSDFDALLAGKSEVQL; from the coding sequence ATGCATACATTAGCTAAAGTCACATCTATGGGTGTCAGCCACCCAGAACCTCGTGTTATCCCTATGGTCTCAACTAAAGGGGGCGAAGGTAAATCTACCCAAAGTGCCAATCTTGCCGGCTTCCTAGCTGATGCTGGTAAAAAGACTCTCCTCATTGATGGCGACCACTCTCAACCTACCGCGAGCAGCATTTTTTCCCTGGAATATGAGGCCCCCAACGGTTTGTATGAACTGTTGATGAAGACGGTCGACCTCAATCACCCCGAGCAAATCATCTCCCGTTCTGTTATCCCTAATCTCGATGTCATCGTTTCCAACGATCCCCACGACCGTTTATCTTCTGCCATGTTGCATGCCCCAGATGGACGGATGCGTCTAAAGAATGTTCTGCAGCACCCTTTGTTCAACGAGTACGACGTCATCATCATTGATTCGAAAGGTGCGGCGTCTGTGATGCTCGAACTGATCCTGGTGGCCAGCACAGAATTCGCTGTCGGGGTTATCAAGCCTATACTGCCGGACACCCGTGAGTTTCTGCGCGGCACATTGGGGTTGATGGAGGGATTATTGCCGCTGACCTGCTACGGCATCGCGTTACCTCGTATCCGTATCCTGACCAACTGCATGGAGTACACAAATCTGGATTGGCAGACTTTGGAAAGTTTGCGCAGTATCATCACAAATGGCCAATATCTGCGTGCAGATGCCTTCGATGTCTCCCTTCTCGACACCATCATCCCCAAACTGGAAATTTACAAAATGGGGCATGCTTCCGGTCAACCTGTTCATCGGCTTGAAAAGACCACAGTTCGCACATCTACACTGGCAGCTGCTGACACCATGCATATGCTGGCTTGTGAACTGTTCCCTCAGTGGAAATCAGACTTTGATGCACTACTGGCCGGGAAGTCGGAGGTGCAGCTATGA
- a CDS encoding Integrase: MSKLSKQLVTIARQGRGSFKTVADRSRIAERFSERIAKLNIQIRDVKHIKTTHIEKYIHSRQAENISLRTLQNEMSAVRSIMSVAGRNKLADPNHDKLSNLALGISGANRDGTKAPISDEKLIAIINNIIKKDLGVALGVQLSRYLGLRTEETVQSAKSLKTWRQALINGNDRVRVVFGTKGGRSRDTTIFNREKVLSVLDMAIKYCDDHNGKLIDKPSLHTAIERYRNVVREAGMTGKDAPHSLRYAYSRDAVKHHVNTGMSREEAEALVSMDLGHGDGRGRYIKQVYFKGDIE; this comes from the coding sequence ATGTCAAAGCTCAGCAAGCAGCTGGTTACGATCGCCCGGCAGGGACGGGGAAGTTTTAAAACCGTCGCTGACCGTTCGAGAATCGCTGAACGTTTTTCTGAGCGTATTGCGAAATTAAATATCCAAATTCGGGATGTTAAACACATCAAAACGACGCATATCGAAAAATACATTCATAGTCGGCAGGCTGAGAATATATCGCTCCGCACATTGCAAAACGAGATGTCTGCTGTGCGTTCAATCATGTCAGTTGCTGGCCGGAATAAACTTGCAGATCCTAATCATGATAAATTGAGCAACCTGGCTTTAGGGATTTCAGGTGCTAACCGTGATGGGACAAAGGCGCCTATTTCGGATGAGAAATTAATAGCCATCATAAATAACATCATAAAAAAAGATCTGGGGGTTGCCTTGGGCGTTCAGTTATCGCGTTATTTAGGTTTGCGGACGGAGGAAACTGTTCAGTCAGCAAAGTCATTAAAAACATGGCGACAGGCTTTAATTAACGGGAATGATCGTGTTCGGGTTGTTTTTGGCACGAAAGGAGGCCGCTCTCGTGATACGACCATTTTTAATCGCGAGAAGGTATTGTCTGTTTTAGATATGGCGATCAAATATTGTGATGACCATAACGGAAAGTTAATTGACAAACCTTCATTACATACAGCAATAGAACGATATCGGAATGTTGTCCGTGAGGCCGGAATGACAGGAAAAGATGCACCTCATAGTTTACGTTACGCTTATTCACGCGATGCTGTTAAACATCATGTGAATACTGGAATGAGTAGAGAAGAGGCTGAAGCTCTCGTATCGATGGATTTGGGGCATGGTGATGGACGGGGGCGTTATATCAAACAAGTGTATTTCAAAGGTGATATTGAATAA
- the fabG_9 gene encoding 3-oxoacyl-[acyl-carrier-protein] reductase FabG, with product MSKKQTVIITGALSGIGEECARKFSQVGYNVVISGRNEQKGRELETELRQMSPDVHFFLSDVVFENQVSELIKYTQKVFGKIDVLLNVAGTEGLPTPHDRTTVEDFRHVFDTNVLGTQLVMKHVLPVMSKQGSGSLINFSSQAGQVGIPGGSVYSASKHAVNGLTRSAALEVAADGVRVNAIAPGPVATAMFDRFVGNDPIAKEQFLSKMPTGRIVTTEEIAATALFLASDNARSIIGQIITVDGGYSVG from the coding sequence ATGTCTAAGAAACAAACCGTCATAATTACTGGCGCGCTTAGCGGCATTGGAGAAGAATGTGCCCGTAAGTTCAGTCAAGTGGGATATAACGTAGTCATTTCAGGACGTAATGAGCAAAAAGGTCGGGAATTAGAAACCGAACTTCGTCAAATGAGTCCTGATGTTCACTTTTTTTTATCTGATGTCGTATTTGAGAATCAGGTTTCAGAATTAATTAAGTACACGCAGAAAGTCTTTGGGAAAATTGATGTGTTGCTTAATGTTGCTGGTACAGAGGGGCTGCCTACCCCGCATGACAGAACCACCGTCGAAGACTTCCGCCATGTATTTGATACCAATGTGCTGGGAACCCAGCTTGTGATGAAACATGTTCTGCCAGTTATGAGCAAACAGGGGTCAGGCAGCCTGATTAATTTCTCGTCACAAGCCGGGCAAGTCGGTATTCCTGGTGGCAGCGTCTATTCAGCAAGTAAACATGCAGTTAACGGATTAACGCGCTCCGCCGCACTTGAAGTTGCCGCTGACGGGGTACGGGTTAACGCCATTGCGCCAGGGCCAGTAGCAACAGCAATGTTTGACCGGTTTGTAGGAAACGATCCGATAGCGAAGGAACAATTTCTCAGTAAAATGCCTACCGGGCGTATCGTTACAACCGAGGAGATTGCTGCAACGGCACTATTCCTGGCTTCGGATAATGCCCGCTCTATCATTGGCCAAATTATCACGGTTGACGGTGGCTATTCTGTAGGTTAA
- a CDS encoding Protein of uncharacterised function (DUF1281), translating into MSNWCNNRLVITGQSVFVDELQQWVNGHVVPDYRHAIQQSCRLFLAGCASILKPATVKPGVYIPYPGLLAHPGVASTQNLAFEQWFGLLKADVPLTGENLRLIERLYRQSGIDAVKWENIPVVAKERIADVLVRQYADWFGLVGLGPDIDVGNCWERLGIMPEYTAPCDMLLLIPTRLATELNGAGSLLRDVPTTAELYGRQYGVEWPSGHNVGCVRDGINTLTVHFDSPWYPPAGEVIGMLSEQFSCQVEHSWYMADAQRSGYDRYDRGEHVDGGRISTEATESEVIYLTYADKDSVPLSSNSADG; encoded by the coding sequence ATGTCGAACTGGTGTAATAACCGTTTAGTAATCACTGGCCAATCTGTGTTTGTGGATGAGCTGCAGCAATGGGTGAATGGCCATGTTGTGCCTGACTACCGTCATGCTATTCAACAGAGCTGCAGACTGTTCCTGGCAGGGTGTGCCAGCATACTCAAACCGGCCACGGTAAAACCCGGTGTATACATCCCGTATCCGGGGCTGCTGGCCCATCCGGGGGTTGCGTCGACACAGAACCTGGCTTTTGAACAATGGTTCGGTTTGTTGAAAGCTGATGTGCCGTTGACAGGGGAGAATCTTCGATTAATCGAACGTCTCTACCGTCAGTCCGGTATCGATGCCGTTAAATGGGAGAACATCCCGGTCGTGGCGAAAGAACGGATTGCTGACGTGCTTGTCCGGCAATATGCAGACTGGTTCGGGCTCGTTGGTTTGGGGCCGGATATCGATGTTGGTAACTGCTGGGAGCGTCTGGGTATTATGCCCGAGTACACCGCCCCGTGCGATATGTTGCTGTTGATCCCAACGCGGCTGGCGACGGAACTGAATGGGGCTGGTAGCCTGTTGCGTGACGTCCCGACAACTGCGGAGCTTTACGGTCGCCAGTACGGGGTCGAATGGCCGTCTGGTCACAATGTTGGGTGTGTGCGAGACGGTATCAACACATTGACAGTGCACTTTGACTCACCATGGTACCCACCTGCAGGCGAGGTTATCGGGATGCTGTCTGAACAGTTCAGTTGCCAGGTGGAACATTCCTGGTATATGGCTGATGCGCAACGCAGTGGCTATGACCGCTACGATCGTGGCGAGCATGTTGACGGTGGACGAATATCGACAGAAGCCACTGAAAGTGAAGTGATTTACCTGACTTATGCAGACAAGGATTCAGTGCCGTTGTCATCCAATTCAGCAGATGGCTAA
- a CDS encoding Protein of uncharacterised function (DUF3085), with the protein MLHFDPAELRAVVAEIRANQCALVLAKDDGVYLMPAVGERNATGRIKHLAYADGCHPQKDDAWYETSRQLVGGDDFGEELVLTDRCIERILSQGHELWIHLLPETVYMHVAAVNWVCVADYRRMTARMLQLAEVHYSVCVSQDEFKSWRERAINLLATACHTDCKRAKPVDREDYLAMFERLKQHIDSVNPKGALRYPAF; encoded by the coding sequence ATGTTGCATTTTGACCCTGCAGAACTGCGCGCTGTCGTCGCTGAAATCCGTGCCAATCAGTGTGCGCTGGTATTAGCCAAAGACGACGGCGTTTATCTGATGCCGGCCGTGGGTGAGCGAAACGCCACAGGGCGTATTAAACACCTGGCGTATGCCGACGGTTGCCATCCTCAAAAGGATGATGCCTGGTATGAGACGTCCCGGCAGCTTGTCGGCGGCGATGACTTTGGCGAGGAACTGGTGCTGACCGACCGTTGCATCGAACGAATACTGTCGCAAGGGCATGAACTCTGGATCCACCTGTTACCCGAGACGGTCTATATGCACGTCGCAGCAGTTAACTGGGTTTGTGTCGCCGACTACCGCCGTATGACCGCCCGCATGCTACAGCTGGCCGAGGTTCATTACTCGGTCTGTGTCAGCCAAGATGAGTTTAAAAGCTGGCGTGAACGGGCCATCAACCTGCTGGCCACTGCCTGCCATACCGATTGCAAGCGGGCAAAGCCCGTCGATCGGGAAGACTATCTGGCCATGTTCGAACGGCTGAAACAGCATATTGACTCCGTTAATCCGAAAGGGGCGCTGCGTTACCCCGCTTTCTAA
- the smfA_10 gene encoding Fimbria A protein precursor, translating to MKLKKIVLATVLTFGAGSMANAANQGGGSVTFTGSIIDAPCSIQPGDTNQSVNLGQISNTQLANGGSSTPENFEIKLQGCTTTTAKNVTTTFTGMEGENGLLGITGTAKGASIAITDGSGAVVKLNQPSKPQGLQNGNNTISFSAYLVGNGSGKQPRAGEDSNIVVGDFKSVANFTLAYQ from the coding sequence ATGAAGTTGAAAAAAATTGTGTTGGCAACAGTATTGACCTTTGGTGCTGGATCAATGGCAAATGCGGCCAACCAGGGTGGTGGCAGCGTAACTTTCACTGGTTCTATTATTGACGCGCCATGCTCTATTCAGCCGGGTGATACGAACCAGAGCGTTAACCTGGGGCAGATCTCTAATACCCAACTGGCGAACGGTGGCAGTTCGACACCAGAAAACTTCGAAATCAAGCTACAAGGTTGCACAACCACAACGGCTAAAAATGTCACCACTACTTTTACCGGAATGGAAGGTGAAAATGGTCTGTTAGGTATTACGGGGACGGCGAAAGGCGCAAGCATTGCGATTACTGACGGTTCAGGCGCTGTGGTTAAACTTAACCAGCCTTCCAAACCACAGGGGCTGCAGAACGGTAATAACACTATTTCATTTTCTGCTTACCTGGTTGGCAATGGTTCGGGTAAACAACCCCGCGCGGGTGAAGATTCAAATATTGTTGTCGGTGACTTCAAGAGCGTGGCCAACTTTACGTTAGCTTACCAATAA
- a CDS encoding integrating conjugative element relaxase, PFGI-1 class, giving the protein MLKAIKELLVGARDMPVKPSAITSGSRGPTGYYIPASVEQLLSTASRKQCLQQLWENCALPKDLYEHFYLQPLKQLMTLMQVLPATPLGEYAREGGLVDVTLQTTTYAVRLAKGHMLPPGAAPEEQSAQNVQWNVVVFYAALWHYLPLLSQLQGEFQSGRTWLPGLTVPSEPYRFRFSAIPPAPTLTTSQSAMIAARLLPAQVIDWLTTLPAATHSLMTVASRQPSALPVIDEIIQEAVKLARGDSLSVASSPASISDSLTMVLPSVVLTTEKITSSVPVVDLQSAVSDTNPPIVEEQLPAEILNQPEENAASATEVLLSSALDMPVNDQPLVERGLVPETVVGIEEDMQTLLSLMAVEVSAPVNQTKQEFGDAPHEDEGPMPADNPALTAEVTQVVEAAEINRESDAIDDIAPEAENSITGFCAPQTTDFALSQSQNLGIQGDGSITPGEVFWHWLADGLNSNEILINSVAARVHLVSGFVFITVPGIFYLYLKQAGQDGSQREDLQEDFESLEKHRRVKGKRFYFAHLYETSERTGAFKRTKGYLVKASLLYRGKNLPDDSPVLVIP; this is encoded by the coding sequence ATGCTGAAGGCTATCAAAGAGCTGCTTGTCGGGGCACGGGATATGCCGGTAAAGCCATCGGCAATCACTTCAGGCTCACGGGGCCCTACGGGCTATTATATACCCGCATCAGTAGAACAGCTCTTGAGCACGGCGTCTCGTAAGCAGTGTTTACAGCAGTTATGGGAAAACTGCGCACTTCCCAAAGACCTCTATGAACATTTCTATCTGCAGCCATTGAAGCAACTCATGACGTTGATGCAGGTGTTGCCGGCTACGCCTCTGGGTGAATATGCCAGGGAAGGGGGGTTGGTTGATGTCACCCTGCAGACGACGACCTATGCGGTGCGCTTGGCCAAAGGGCACATGCTGCCACCAGGGGCCGCGCCTGAAGAACAATCGGCCCAGAATGTACAATGGAATGTCGTGGTGTTTTACGCTGCGCTTTGGCACTACCTGCCGTTATTGAGCCAACTGCAAGGGGAGTTCCAAAGTGGCCGTACCTGGTTGCCCGGCCTGACGGTGCCCAGTGAACCTTACCGCTTTCGTTTCAGTGCGATTCCGCCAGCCCCAACATTGACGACAAGTCAGAGTGCGATGATTGCGGCCCGTCTGCTGCCTGCACAAGTAATCGATTGGCTAACAACGCTGCCGGCGGCTACACACTCGTTGATGACGGTTGCTTCCCGACAGCCCAGCGCTTTACCTGTGATAGACGAGATTATCCAGGAGGCGGTCAAGCTGGCGCGCGGCGATAGCCTGTCCGTAGCATCCTCTCCGGCATCCATCTCCGATTCATTGACAATGGTCTTACCGTCGGTGGTGCTAACTACAGAAAAGATCACCTCTTCAGTACCCGTGGTTGATTTACAAAGTGCAGTCAGCGACACCAACCCTCCGATCGTTGAGGAGCAACTGCCGGCGGAGATATTAAATCAGCCCGAAGAAAATGCAGCGTCAGCGACGGAGGTATTATTAAGCTCGGCCTTAGATATGCCGGTAAACGATCAACCTTTGGTTGAGAGGGGCCTGGTGCCTGAAACGGTGGTCGGCATCGAGGAGGACATGCAGACTCTGTTGTCATTAATGGCGGTTGAGGTGTCTGCTCCGGTGAACCAGACAAAACAGGAGTTCGGGGACGCCCCTCACGAAGATGAAGGCCCTATGCCTGCCGATAACCCTGCGCTTACAGCTGAAGTGACTCAGGTAGTTGAGGCTGCCGAAATAAACCGGGAGTCAGACGCCATCGATGATATCGCTCCCGAGGCGGAAAATTCAATAACCGGATTTTGTGCCCCTCAAACTACTGACTTCGCTCTCTCGCAATCGCAAAATCTGGGCATTCAAGGTGATGGGAGCATAACTCCCGGAGAAGTCTTTTGGCATTGGTTAGCTGATGGACTCAATTCTAATGAGATCCTCATCAACTCTGTAGCCGCGCGGGTTCATCTTGTTTCTGGTTTTGTCTTCATCACCGTACCTGGGATTTTTTATTTGTACCTGAAACAGGCTGGCCAGGATGGCTCTCAACGAGAGGACCTTCAGGAGGATTTTGAAAGCCTGGAGAAACATCGGCGAGTCAAAGGTAAACGATTTTATTTTGCACACCTGTATGAAACATCAGAGCGCACAGGTGCGTTTAAACGAACCAAAGGTTACCTCGTTAAAGCAAGTTTGCTCTATCGGGGGAAAAACCTGCCGGACGATAGTCCGGTTCTGGTGATCCCTTGA
- the traC_1 gene encoding DNA primase TraC: MKKTSSRRPAKARRERPDLYQQVTDKIIAAIETGTLPWRKPWRTDKARGASTAIMPQNGTTGYYYSGVNVLLLWMAADERGFHSNRWLTYKQAEAVGGHVRAGETATLAVVFKPWDKQVEDADGRQLFDEDGNPLKTRIPMLKPLYLFNVAQCDNLPETVVGVTLAEEPKEDNASVDAKTQAQVSTLVDACGVRLEQVYQDRAFYSPIRDQIVLPQVQQFRTEADYWSTLLHELVHSSGHATRLNREGITSSSRAFGDPVYAFEELVAELGSAFMCAQLGVFGDVQHDSYLEHWLKVLREDKRALFRAAKQAREASEFLLKPLAEPVTTDTAVAA, from the coding sequence ATGAAAAAAACATCATCACGTCGGCCGGCAAAAGCCCGTCGAGAACGTCCCGATTTGTATCAACAGGTGACGGACAAAATCATTGCCGCCATTGAGACGGGAACCTTGCCCTGGCGCAAACCCTGGCGGACCGACAAGGCCCGCGGCGCGTCGACAGCCATCATGCCGCAGAACGGCACGACCGGTTACTACTACAGCGGCGTGAATGTGCTGCTGTTGTGGATGGCCGCGGACGAAAGGGGATTTCACTCCAATCGCTGGCTCACCTACAAGCAGGCGGAAGCCGTCGGCGGCCATGTGCGTGCCGGCGAAACCGCGACCCTGGCCGTGGTATTCAAACCCTGGGACAAGCAGGTGGAGGATGCTGACGGTCGGCAGTTGTTTGACGAGGACGGGAACCCTCTGAAAACGCGAATACCCATGCTGAAGCCGCTGTACCTGTTTAACGTAGCCCAGTGCGACAACCTCCCGGAAACCGTTGTTGGCGTTACGCTGGCAGAGGAACCGAAAGAGGATAACGCGTCGGTTGATGCGAAAACGCAGGCTCAGGTCAGCACCCTCGTTGATGCCTGTGGCGTTCGGCTTGAACAGGTTTATCAGGACCGGGCATTTTACTCCCCGATCCGCGACCAGATTGTCTTGCCGCAGGTTCAGCAATTTCGAACCGAGGCGGATTACTGGTCGACGTTATTGCATGAACTGGTGCACAGCTCCGGTCATGCAACACGGCTCAACCGGGAGGGGATCACGTCTTCCTCCCGGGCGTTTGGTGACCCGGTATACGCGTTCGAAGAACTGGTGGCGGAGCTGGGCAGTGCTTTTATGTGCGCACAGCTTGGCGTCTTTGGCGACGTTCAGCACGACAGCTACCTCGAACACTGGCTCAAGGTATTGCGTGAAGATAAACGCGCGCTGTTTCGTGCGGCCAAACAGGCCCGCGAGGCGTCAGAGTTTTTGCTGAAGCCCCTGGCGGAACCGGTGACTACCGATACCGCCGTTGCGGCATGA
- a CDS encoding Transcriptional regulatory protein, C terminal, whose protein sequence is MEFIINGVVKYNSSDGTLFCPDNTVDMITLTRVANELLLLFINNNHVSLRRDDILSELWEKRGLSASSNNLNNYVSMLRKALEQCGLVGLITTIPKHGFIFDADIILVTQGEDVKGNQPVVENALLAPLPAYNETVVEPPSRSHSSSLKVKAIALLVTAILMIVSPSAYNYVRLKLIRTEIFSMDNCNFYLLDDKIDSAVGQEDINNIKDIAIKEKLNCKLKANVYYFSEEMLDVLGRDFVSKSLIYCPYKNKIPCENYHFQYYEK, encoded by the coding sequence ATGGAGTTTATTATTAACGGGGTTGTAAAGTACAACTCCTCAGATGGGACATTATTTTGCCCTGATAACACTGTGGATATGATCACTTTGACTAGGGTGGCCAATGAGCTTTTGTTATTGTTTATTAATAACAATCATGTTTCTTTGCGCAGAGATGACATTTTAAGTGAGCTGTGGGAGAAGAGGGGGTTAAGCGCTTCGAGCAATAACTTAAACAACTACGTCTCTATGTTGAGAAAGGCCTTGGAACAATGTGGTCTTGTCGGGCTCATCACCACCATCCCTAAGCATGGGTTTATATTTGATGCCGACATTATATTGGTTACCCAAGGTGAGGATGTTAAAGGTAATCAACCAGTGGTTGAAAATGCATTGTTAGCACCATTGCCTGCTTATAATGAAACAGTTGTGGAGCCGCCCTCGCGTAGCCATAGTTCGTCACTCAAGGTAAAAGCGATTGCGCTTCTTGTTACGGCCATATTGATGATCGTCTCACCCAGCGCTTATAATTATGTAAGGTTAAAGCTTATCCGAACGGAAATTTTTAGTATGGATAACTGTAACTTCTATCTTCTCGACGATAAAATTGATAGTGCTGTTGGGCAAGAAGATATTAATAATATCAAGGATATTGCGATCAAAGAAAAATTGAATTGCAAGCTTAAAGCCAATGTCTATTACTTTAGCGAAGAAATGCTGGATGTGTTAGGGCGAGATTTCGTCAGTAAATCACTTATCTATTGCCCATATAAAAATAAAATCCCTTGTGAAAACTACCACTTTCAATATTATGAAAAATAA